A window of Plantibacter sp. PA-3-X8 genomic DNA:
TCGGTCGGTCCGCTCCGTCCACGGCCAGTGAGACGGCTTCGATCTGTTGACGTTGTTCATCGACGAGTGCCTGTGCCGCGGCCTGCACGTCGAACACGTTGCCGACAAGGTTCAAGAAGTCGAAGGACGACTCGATCGTGGCAGAGGCGAACGTCTCTCGTTCGGCGTCAGTCGCATCATCCTTCCCCATGGCACAGTTGGCAGGATTCACAATGGACTCGATACCGAGACCTGCGAGTTCCTCCCGCGTCGCCTGCCCGGCATCCGCGTCGAAACCTCCAGACCAGGTCGATATCACCAGGTCTGGTTTGAGCGCCAGGAGCTGTTCAGACGGGATGTCGAAACTCCCCATGTCGAGATTCGCTGTCGGCAGTGCGTCGATCTGCTCGACGAGTTCGGGACTGTCCGACATGCCGTAGTTCTGCGCGTTGGCGAGCACAGCATCGCTCAGCCCCAGCATGACCATCGACTCGACTTCGCTGACCGAAGCGCCGTTGAGGAGCACGACCCGCTCAGGAGCTTTCTCGAACGTCTGCTCGTATCCGCAGTTGTCGATCGTGAAGGGATAGCTGGTCGCTCCCCCGGTCAATTTCGTTCCGTCGGTAAGAGCAGCCTGGGGTGCTGCAGCTTGCGCAGAGCAACCAGCCAGTGCCGCTAGGAGGAATGCCGATCCGACCGCGAGCGCGGTGCGTCGTTGACGGGGAGAGTTCATGAGCGAGATCGCCTTTCACAAGACACGAGTGCGTGGATGGCCCAACCACTGATCGACGGAAGGACCCAGAGCGTGGAGAACACCCGTATAACGCCAAGGTCGAGCACGAGTGCATGATTCACGACGCTACTCTACATCATGTAGAGCACCGATCCACGGAGCTCGGGGGGCTTGTTCTACGTGTTGTAGAATTAGCTCGGATGCGATGTCGTCACCTCAGGAGCGTCACGTCCAATCGGAGGCCGGCCCTTCCGCTCGTCACGGAGACACACGGGTCGGCCTCCTCCCTCAAGGTGGTGCGCATCAGGGACGATGACCCCGGCCAGGTTCGAAGACACGTCCACGCCGGCACTCAGATGCCGAGGTCCCCGAGCCATTCGTGCACCGCTCGAGGCCGCAGGCCCAACAGGCTCACAGCGGACACTGAACCGTCGGTCGCCCGACTCTGAACCTGAGCACGGTGCAGGCGGTCGACGACAGACTGGCCGGACACCGCGCCCCCGTCGGCGAACGCACTGAGCTCAAGGAACGCGTCCTGCGAGATGGCCTCGTAGGCGATCTCACGTTCGAAGTAGCGACTGAAACCAGCCGCGATGTCGGGACCAGACAGCCCCGGAGAGGCACCGACCAATACGCCCCCGCCGACGTGCTGGTGGAAGAGCTGGGTGACGGTGTCCGCGACATCGAGGTGCGAGCTCCAGCGGAGCCTTACGTCACGGTGCATCGGGAGCCGGAGCACCCCCTCGCGAAGCGCTGCGTCGAAGATCTGCGGCGCCAGCAGGTTCTCAAGCGAGATCTGCGGCTCGACGACGGCGAACGGGACACCGATGGCCTGCAGCTCATGATGCAGGATGGCGATGGCCGAACCGGAGCCGGGGCCAATTGCGTGCCCGCTCGTGGACATGACGACGCGCCTGGGTCGAGCGACGCGAATGGCTCGGCTGACCGCCATCATCTGCGCGCGATGGTCCTCCGGTCGTCCCTCAGGGAGGTGGATGAAGACGCCACCCGAACCGCGATAGGCCCGTATCAGAGCTTCGGTGGACGACAGATCTACGACCATGGCCGGGCCTCCGATGCGAGTGACATCTCGGACAGCCCCGATCGCGTTGAAGCCGGCAGCGGTGAGCGCGGTCACGACGGGTGCTCCTTGCGCCCCTGTTGCACCGTGCACGATGTACCTCAGCGACGGACCACTCATCGGCCTCACCGACTTCCTCTGACACTCGCGCATTGGTCGACAAGCGACGTCGGCAGGTTCACCACACCGGCCAGAAGCCGAGGCACATACCGATCGCCATGAGCGCCATGAGGGAGAGGTTCAGACGAACGACAGAGGGAGCCCGTCGTAGGCGGATGAAACTTGCGAGGTACCAGATCGTCGACACACCGAAGGCGACCATGAACGACACACTGATGACGTTCTCGGCCGTCCACATGAGGCCCTGCGGCGGATCCATGTGCCCCTCGTCGTGGGACATGCCGTTCATCAGGACGCCCATGACGACCATCGCTCCCATCATGAACGCATGGAACCCGACCCTGGGCCAGCCAGCGTGATGATGACTCGAGATGGGCGAATCCGGGTCCGTGTGATGAGCCGGAGCGGGAGTGCCGAAGAGCAGCACCAGATAGAACAGGGTGGCCAACGAGAAGACGATGATCTGGATGACCGGAGGAAAGACGGCCATACCCCAGGACCATGGCATCGCGAGCATGGAGAAGCTCATGACCACGTGGAAGATGTCGCTGAGCCGCCCTACTGGGTCGCGATCTCGCGCGGCCCGGATGAGGTAGCCGACGCCGGTGACGAAGAACAGGACGGTCATGATGATCGCCACGGGGGTTGGGTACGGCACGGTGTCCCTTCAGAACGTGGATACGGCGAACGTCGAGCAGATGCTGCGGGAGGTGGCGGCTTGGGATCGAGGTGTTCCTGAAACCATCACGCTCGCGTCGCACGTCGTTGGAATTCCCCGACCAGCACGTCCGTGACGACGAAGGCGGCGAGACTCAGACCGAGCAGCGGAAGGAACAGCCCGATCACCAGCCCCCCGGCCAGGATCGCCAGCACTCCCCACCAGGGTGCGCGTGCAAGCACCTGTGAGGCCGGCGGCTTCCCGACGAGGCGCCCGCCGCCCGTTGGACGGCGCTTCCACCACATCAGGTACCCGAAGATGATCATTGCCATGATCCCGGCCGCGAGCACGAACAACGCCAGTTGATTGGGGAGCCCGAACATCGATCCCATGTGGGTGTCGATGCCCCAGCGCGTGAGCTTCGCCGCCAGTGGGAATTCCGAGAAATCCGTGCGGTCCGTCACTTGCATCGTCGCACCGTCGATGGCGACCGCGTCTACTTCCGTCGGAAAGCTGCGTTGAATCTCCTGGACCACCCACGCCGAGCCTGCCTCTGCGGGGGGCCTGATCTCCACCAACCCCGTGTTGACGTTGACGCCTCGGGCGACAGCCAGTGCTCGCTCGAAATCCTCGGGAGAGGGTGCAGGAGCCGGAGTACCGCCGTCGGACGCACCGCCCCCGCCATGCCCAGCGTGCTCTCCGCTTGGAGATGAACCGCCGGAGAGGTCCGTCTGTACTGACGGAGTCGACCAATCGGACGCTTGACGAAGCGTGCTGAAGTTTCCCCCGCCCCATTGCGACCACGAAATGCCCGTGGCCGAGAGGAACAGAGCGCCGATGAGTAGCCAGACTCCAGTGGATGCATGCCACGAGAAGATGCGGCGATATCCGCGCGCCGAACGATTGGGGCGGAGGAAGTCTCTTTTGGAGCGACTCCTCCGTATACGCGCTATCCACAGCCCGAGGCCTGCCAGGGCGATGATGCCAAGCCAGGATGCGGCGAGCTCGCTGTACAGTCGTCCCGCATCGCCCAGGTGGAGATTGCGATGCAACTGATCGATCCATGTGCGGATCGGGAGAGCGCCACTCGTCCCATAGGCGGTGAGGTCCCCGCGGATCTCCGCGGTCGAAGGATCGACGAAGATCGCTCTCGTCTCACTCTCCCCGAGACGGCCGTCCGCGTACATCACGCGGGTGGTATCACCCGGGCGAGGTGCCGGCCGCACTGCGACGATGGTCTCTGACCCACCGACAAAGGCCTCCGAGGCAGCAATCTGCTCGGCAAGTGGCACGGTGTGACCACGCACCGGCGCATGCAGCTGCTGGGCGTAGACCATCTGCTCCAACTGAGGCGTCAACGCATACAGAGCCCCACTGCCCGCAGCGACGAGGATGAACGGCCCCACGAAGATGGCGGCGTAGAAATGCAGGCGGAGGAGAAAGGACGGAAACCAGCTGCGTCGGCGGGGCAGCCCCGCCGGAGGGCCCGCATCAGCGCCGCGTGCGTCCTGGCGGTCGTGCAACCTGGTCAATACCTTCTCCTTCGGGCGCGTGGAGTCCCCGAGTTCCATGAGGATCTGCGGAAACCGAGAGCGTGCTGTCGCATGTGCTCTACAAATAGTAGAGCACATGCGGCGACCCTCCGTGGCAACGGAGCATCGGACAGGCGGGGTGACATACGCGCGTACTACTGCTTGTAGAGTAGACGAGGGCAGCTGCCCTCCATCGACTGAGAGAGGTACCTCATGTCCGACATCACGACCACCTACTCGGTATCAGGTATGACGTGCGAGCATTGCGTCGCGTCCGTGACCGAAGAGCTCTCCGAGATCTCCACAGTCCACGCGGTGGACGTCCACCTCGAATCCGGATCCGTGCAGGTGTCATCGACCGCGCCGCTCAGCGAAGCCGCCATCCGGAACGCCATCGAAGGCGTCGGCTACACCTTCAACGGCCTCGCCTCAAGCTGAGGCGCCTCCGTGAACGACATCGCAGCGCGGGAGCGACCGAGCCATGTGCAGGCGCTTCGGCGTCCTTTGACCGCTGCGGTGGCACTGTCGGCGCTCATCGTGATCGGGGTGATCCTGGCGGTCGGTGATTCGAGTTACGTCGACCTCAGCAGAGGCGACCCGGGGCCAACCGTGTCTCTTGGGACCGGCGTCCTTCGGCTGATCGCCGAGTGGGCGGGCATCCTCTGCGTGAGTGCGCTCGTGTACGTGGCGTTCCTGCAGGTCCGAAGCGGGCGAGAACGAACCGTTGTCGAGAACATTGCCGAGCTCTCCGTCGTTCGGGTGAGCGCACTCGTCTGGACGCTCGCCGGAGGTGGGCTGGTCGTCTTCGACGCAGCGGATGCGAACGGGGTGACGCTCGAGCGCGTGCTGTCTCCCGGCGGCCTGCCCTACCTCGTGAGCGCGATGGATCTCCCGAAAGCCTGGATCCTCGTCACCGTCGCGGCGTTCATCATCTTCTGCGGCGCGTGGTGGACGCGATCCTGGACGACCACACTCGTCTTAGCGGCCGTGGCGGTCCTCGCCTTGATCAGTCCAGTCCTGGTTCATCAGGTCCTGGTCGGGCCCGGCCATGACTTCGGCAGTGATCTCGCAACCTTCGGCGTGCCGGCAGCCGGGATCGTAATCGGTGTGCCGATCGTACTCATCCTCGTCACGACGAGAGGCTTTGGGCTCCCGCCACGGACGCTGCGGCGCGCCCGAGCCCTACTCCGAGGCGCCTGGGCCGTCGCGTTCGCGGTGGAGATCGGTTTGCTCCTCTTCAAGACCGTGTTGCTGAGATTCGCCCTCACACCGACAGCAGGACTGATCGCCGTCCGGCTCCTCGTCCTCCTGCTCGTCGCAGCGCTCGCGTCAGCACTCATTGCTCGGCTTCTGGATGCTTCCTCTCCGGACGCGTCGAGGGCGGTCGCCCTCCGGCACCTCTGGCCGCTTGCCCTGACGGCCGCCGTCTACATCGGCGTCACCGTCGCGATGACGAGGATCCCCCCGCCCCAGTACTTCATGCCCGTCAGCGCCATGGAAGTGCTGTTCGGCTTCGAGATGCTAAAGGCCCCAACGCTTGCCATCCTCTTCGGCGAATGGAGAGGCAACATCTTGTTCGCCGTCGTCGGTGCTGTGGCGGTCATCCTGTACCTCGGTGCCGTCATCAGGCTCCGCCGCCGCGGGGACGCATGGCCGGTCGGCCGCACCGTGGCCTGGGTCCTCGGTTGGGCCGTCATCGTTTTCGCGACGTCCTCCGGATTCGGATCCTATTCCGGCCCGTCGTTCAGCATCCACATGATGGTGCACATGGGTCTGAACATGTTCGGCCCAGTCCTCCTCGCGATGGGCGGCGTGGTCACCCTCCTCCTTCGGGCTACGCCCCCCGCCAAGCGACGAGACGTGGCTGGACCACATGAATGGTTGATCGACATCATCGGCAGCC
This region includes:
- a CDS encoding ABC transporter substrate-binding protein → MNSPRQRRTALAVGSAFLLAALAGCSAQAAAPQAALTDGTKLTGGATSYPFTIDNCGYEQTFEKAPERVVLLNGASVSEVESMVMLGLSDAVLANAQNYGMSDSPELVEQIDALPTANLDMGSFDIPSEQLLALKPDLVISTWSGGFDADAGQATREELAGLGIESIVNPANCAMGKDDATDAERETFASATIESSFDFLNLVGNVFDVQAAAQALVDEQRQQIEAVSLAVDGADRPTGLIVFPGMSMMSANGLPAVMAGGIFDDVLERAGVTSSFANADTDLTENITEEQLAAADVQLLVVGGFMPGEDLDAAAAKIFAAYPQWEASRTNNYVKVSDGVYVGPTNAAAIDKIARAAHPDAF
- a CDS encoding heavy-metal-associated domain-containing protein; amino-acid sequence: MSDITTTYSVSGMTCEHCVASVTEELSEISTVHAVDVHLESGSVQVSSTAPLSEAAIRNAIEGVGYTFNGLASS
- a CDS encoding DUF5134 domain-containing protein is translated as MAIIMTVLFFVTGVGYLIRAARDRDPVGRLSDIFHVVMSFSMLAMPWSWGMAVFPPVIQIIVFSLATLFYLVLLFGTPAPAHHTDPDSPISSHHHAGWPRVGFHAFMMGAMVVMGVLMNGMSHDEGHMDPPQGLMWTAENVISVSFMVAFGVSTIWYLASFIRLRRAPSVVRLNLSLMALMAIGMCLGFWPVW
- a CDS encoding cytochrome c oxidase assembly protein, encoding MNDIAARERPSHVQALRRPLTAAVALSALIVIGVILAVGDSSYVDLSRGDPGPTVSLGTGVLRLIAEWAGILCVSALVYVAFLQVRSGRERTVVENIAELSVVRVSALVWTLAGGGLVVFDAADANGVTLERVLSPGGLPYLVSAMDLPKAWILVTVAAFIIFCGAWWTRSWTTTLVLAAVAVLALISPVLVHQVLVGPGHDFGSDLATFGVPAAGIVIGVPIVLILVTTRGFGLPPRTLRRARALLRGAWAVAFAVEIGLLLFKTVLLRFALTPTAGLIAVRLLVLLLVAALASALIARLLDASSPDASRAVALRHLWPLALTAAVYIGVTVAMTRIPPPQYFMPVSAMEVLFGFEMLKAPTLAILFGEWRGNILFAVVGAVAVILYLGAVIRLRRRGDAWPVGRTVAWVLGWAVIVFATSSGFGSYSGPSFSIHMMVHMGLNMFGPVLLAMGGVVTLLLRATPPAKRRDVAGPHEWLIDIIGSPIARLVFNPILVFLVFVGSYYALYLSPLFEEAMRFHWSHQLMNIHFLVSGYLFYSLIIGVDRPPRPLPHLGKLGFVLAAMPFHAFFGVIVMTSTTLIAGNFYAYMRAPWHDDLLADQHLGGGIAWAAGEIPLLIVVIALCLQWARQDDREAKRKDRHLDSGVDEDFDAYNDMLKHLADRGRLQPQQPTASAQRKDTGS
- a CDS encoding SDR family oxidoreductase; protein product: MRECQRKSVRPMSGPSLRYIVHGATGAQGAPVVTALTAAGFNAIGAVRDVTRIGGPAMVVDLSSTEALIRAYRGSGGVFIHLPEGRPEDHRAQMMAVSRAIRVARPRRVVMSTSGHAIGPGSGSAIAILHHELQAIGVPFAVVEPQISLENLLAPQIFDAALREGVLRLPMHRDVRLRWSSHLDVADTVTQLFHQHVGGGVLVGASPGLSGPDIAAGFSRYFEREIAYEAISQDAFLELSAFADGGAVSGQSVVDRLHRAQVQSRATDGSVSAVSLLGLRPRAVHEWLGDLGI
- a CDS encoding PepSY domain-containing protein — protein: MELGDSTRPKEKVLTRLHDRQDARGADAGPPAGLPRRRSWFPSFLLRLHFYAAIFVGPFILVAAGSGALYALTPQLEQMVYAQQLHAPVRGHTVPLAEQIAASEAFVGGSETIVAVRPAPRPGDTTRVMYADGRLGESETRAIFVDPSTAEIRGDLTAYGTSGALPIRTWIDQLHRNLHLGDAGRLYSELAASWLGIIALAGLGLWIARIRRSRSKRDFLRPNRSARGYRRIFSWHASTGVWLLIGALFLSATGISWSQWGGGNFSTLRQASDWSTPSVQTDLSGGSSPSGEHAGHGGGGASDGGTPAPAPSPEDFERALAVARGVNVNTGLVEIRPPAEAGSAWVVQEIQRSFPTEVDAVAIDGATMQVTDRTDFSEFPLAAKLTRWGIDTHMGSMFGLPNQLALFVLAAGIMAMIIFGYLMWWKRRPTGGGRLVGKPPASQVLARAPWWGVLAILAGGLVIGLFLPLLGLSLAAFVVTDVLVGEFQRRATRA